The following proteins are encoded in a genomic region of Geoalkalibacter sp.:
- a CDS encoding PilZ domain-containing protein, with translation MQIHSRPAQSAPEQIESLTAYVANSGAQHLDLTLPYQLREGEHPPFTPGAELELLSQALGLGVRARGKFAGLQQQDLVRVECHAQLEAFQRRAMPRIDVPIGLRYARGQGHLRSLRTQWQKQLQRLEESQTTPPGFTYCPVNLSGGGIRFNFREAPRIAEICLLLMELAPDTPAVCALAEVVWMRPAETPGLQSVGMQFTHIRKADQDRICRFVAQIQKQTQAAADATPP, from the coding sequence GTGCAGATCCATTCGCGGCCGGCCCAGAGCGCCCCAGAGCAGATCGAGTCGTTGACCGCCTATGTTGCGAACAGCGGCGCGCAGCATCTGGACCTGACCCTTCCCTACCAGCTGCGCGAGGGGGAGCATCCGCCCTTCACTCCGGGGGCGGAATTGGAACTGCTGTCCCAGGCCCTCGGTCTGGGCGTGCGCGCACGGGGGAAATTTGCCGGCCTCCAGCAGCAGGATCTGGTGCGCGTGGAGTGTCACGCCCAGCTTGAAGCCTTTCAGCGCCGCGCCATGCCGCGCATCGATGTACCCATCGGCTTGCGTTATGCGCGGGGACAGGGGCATCTGCGCTCTCTGCGCACACAATGGCAAAAGCAGCTTCAACGCCTGGAAGAGTCTCAGACAACCCCGCCGGGGTTCACCTATTGTCCGGTCAATCTGAGCGGCGGCGGCATCCGTTTCAATTTTCGCGAAGCGCCGCGGATTGCCGAAATTTGCCTGCTTCTGATGGAACTTGCCCCCGACACGCCTGCCGTCTGCGCCCTCGCCGAAGTCGTCTGGATGCGCCCCGCCGAAACACCGGGCCTGCAGAGCGTGGGCATGCAGTTCACCCATATCCGCAAGGCCGATCAGGATCGGATCTGCCGCTTCGTCGCGCAGATTCAGAAACAGACACAAGCCGCGGCCGATGCAACCCCTCCCTGA
- a CDS encoding cytochrome c3 family protein, with protein MTTRRLLFLAFFLLLPLAPQAGRISDQVSMDVEATGPVLFSHYRHLEKLGNNCVHCHNGIFHILRAQNPRVSMKEMAEGKSCGACHNGRKAFSVESNCSRCHPTREVKFPVPDAGDVLFSHEFHTAAFGCGDCHPDLFRPASGNPPVTMSQMEEGRSCGACHDGGGAFGVTENCERCHAM; from the coding sequence ATGACAACCCGCCGGCTGCTGTTCCTTGCCTTTTTCCTGCTTCTGCCCCTGGCGCCCCAGGCCGGGCGCATCAGCGATCAGGTATCCATGGACGTCGAGGCCACGGGGCCGGTCCTCTTCAGCCACTACCGCCACCTGGAAAAGCTCGGCAACAACTGCGTGCATTGCCACAACGGCATTTTCCACATCCTGCGCGCCCAGAATCCGCGCGTCAGCATGAAGGAGATGGCCGAGGGCAAGAGCTGCGGGGCCTGCCACAACGGACGCAAGGCGTTCAGCGTCGAGAGCAACTGCAGCCGCTGCCATCCGACGCGCGAGGTCAAATTTCCTGTTCCCGACGCAGGCGATGTGCTGTTCAGCCATGAGTTTCACACCGCCGCCTTCGGCTGCGGCGATTGCCACCCCGACTTGTTTCGCCCGGCGTCCGGCAATCCGCCCGTCACCATGTCGCAAATGGAAGAAGGCCGGTCGTGCGGTGCCTGCCACGACGGCGGCGGGGCCTTCGGGGTGACGGAAAACTGCGAACGTTGCCACGCCATGTGA